A window of the Glaciimonas sp. CA11.2 genome harbors these coding sequences:
- a CDS encoding acyl-CoA dehydrogenase family protein: MNFSIPEDLLALQKKTRRFIAEEIIPMENDPRQSPHGPSAELRQVLIEKARAHGLLTPHASKKMGGLGLSHIEKAIVFEEAGYSPLGPVALNIHAPDEGNVHLMEVVATEAQKERWLVPMVQGLTRSCFAMSEPDGAGSDPQMLATTAVRDGDDYVINGHKWLITGAEGASVSIIMAKMEDGSATMFLTDTDRPGFIIERAMDSLDSCFAGGHQVLRFENLRIPATDILGEIGKGFRYAQIRLAPARLTHCMRWLGAAQRSHDIACDYARTRQSFGKPLGDHQGVGFMLADNEMDMHTTRLAIWHCADVLDGGGRGNVESSMTKVISSEAIWRVVDRCVQILGGRGVTGETIVERIFRDVRAFRIYDGPSEIHRMSLAKKIMLRSPEN, encoded by the coding sequence ATGAACTTTAGTATTCCCGAAGATCTGCTGGCTTTGCAGAAGAAAACCCGGCGCTTTATTGCCGAAGAAATTATTCCGATGGAGAACGATCCACGTCAGTCGCCGCATGGCCCAAGTGCAGAACTGCGGCAAGTGCTGATCGAGAAAGCTCGGGCGCATGGTTTGCTCACGCCCCATGCGTCGAAAAAAATGGGCGGCCTGGGTCTTTCGCATATCGAAAAAGCGATCGTGTTTGAAGAGGCAGGTTATTCGCCACTTGGCCCGGTTGCATTAAACATCCATGCACCTGATGAAGGTAATGTCCATCTGATGGAAGTGGTGGCTACCGAAGCACAAAAAGAACGCTGGCTAGTACCAATGGTTCAAGGTTTAACCCGTTCCTGCTTTGCGATGAGTGAACCGGATGGTGCTGGTTCCGATCCTCAAATGCTCGCCACCACAGCGGTGCGAGATGGTGACGACTATGTGATCAATGGTCACAAATGGCTTATCACTGGCGCTGAAGGTGCGAGTGTATCCATCATCATGGCGAAAATGGAAGACGGTTCAGCCACCATGTTTCTGACCGACACCGACCGTCCGGGATTTATCATCGAGCGCGCCATGGATTCTCTCGACAGCTGCTTTGCTGGCGGTCATCAAGTACTCCGTTTCGAAAATCTGCGGATACCGGCGACCGACATTTTGGGCGAAATCGGCAAAGGATTTCGCTATGCACAAATCCGCCTGGCACCGGCGCGCCTGACGCATTGCATGCGTTGGCTAGGTGCCGCGCAACGCTCCCACGATATCGCCTGCGACTACGCGCGCACCCGGCAATCCTTCGGAAAACCGCTAGGCGATCATCAAGGCGTCGGTTTTATGTTGGCAGATAACGAGATGGATATGCATACAACCAGACTGGCGATCTGGCATTGCGCTGATGTACTTGACGGCGGCGGTCGCGGTAACGTCGAATCCAGCATGACCAAGGTCATCAGCTCCGAAGCCATCTGGCGCGTGGTTGATCGTTGCGTCCAAATCCTCGGTGGGCGAGGCGTCACTGGTGAAACCATCGTCGAACGCATCTTCCGCGATGTGCGCGCTTTCCGTATTTACGATGGTCCGAGCGAAATACATCGGATGAGTCTGGCTAAAAAAATTATGCTGCGGTCACCGGAGAATTAA
- a CDS encoding histidine phosphatase family protein: MHAIRRRRCYLVRHGDVRYFSDDGKPLDPRTVALSTLGVQQVEKLAEMLQPLPLDRAVCSDYPRARQTLDLLVAGRGLDIQETASLREIRAGRLSDIPTSEQSAEMGYAYELANRTNGQFIGGEAWVAFERRVVEQFLLFLAEPDWNSLLIASHDGVNRVLLGWAIGCGLSGLSALEQDTACVNIIDIDMLGDQVIRRLVRTVNLTPYDLSKSDSNLTVMEKIYQAYTQAH, translated from the coding sequence GTGCACGCAATTCGCCGGCGTCGCTGTTATCTGGTACGTCATGGTGACGTGCGCTATTTTAGCGATGATGGAAAACCGCTTGATCCACGCACAGTAGCGCTATCCACACTAGGCGTGCAGCAAGTTGAAAAACTGGCCGAAATGTTGCAGCCGTTACCATTGGATCGCGCAGTTTGTTCAGACTACCCGCGCGCGCGGCAAACGCTGGATCTATTAGTCGCAGGGCGCGGCCTCGACATCCAGGAAACAGCATCATTACGCGAGATCAGGGCGGGCCGGTTATCAGACATTCCAACATCAGAACAGTCGGCGGAAATGGGCTATGCCTACGAACTGGCAAACCGCACAAATGGGCAGTTTATCGGCGGCGAAGCATGGGTCGCATTTGAGCGCCGCGTTGTGGAGCAATTTCTCCTTTTTCTGGCCGAGCCGGATTGGAACAGTTTGCTCATTGCCAGTCACGATGGCGTCAATCGCGTTCTTCTTGGGTGGGCCATCGGCTGCGGTCTGAGCGGATTGTCTGCGTTGGAGCAAGATACCGCCTGCGTCAATATTATCGATATCGATATGCTTGGTGATCAGGTAATACGTCGTCTGGTCAGGACCGTTAATCTGACGCCATATGATTTATCAAAATCCGATAGCAATCTCACAGTCATGGAAAAAATATACCAGGCCTATACGCAAGCCCACTAA
- a CDS encoding DUF6285 domain-containing protein, with amino-acid sequence MNKQVDARELLTTARDALLQNILPNLPEGLHYEVRMIANAMRIASRELALGASTNHLELDILSQLVGSTQTDSSISPSTIAEKIAKDQRTLCLAIRAGEFDTTDTKQDALITALTEITLAKLAISNPRAIHRG; translated from the coding sequence ATGAATAAGCAAGTAGATGCACGAGAACTGTTGACAACCGCACGCGACGCGTTGCTGCAAAATATTTTGCCGAACCTGCCGGAAGGACTGCACTACGAAGTCAGAATGATTGCCAATGCAATGCGCATTGCCAGTCGTGAGCTAGCGCTAGGTGCCAGCACCAACCATCTGGAGTTGGACATATTAAGTCAGCTAGTCGGCAGCACGCAGACCGATAGCAGCATCTCTCCATCCACTATTGCAGAGAAAATCGCAAAAGACCAGCGTACATTGTGTCTCGCTATCCGCGCTGGAGAGTTTGATACCACCGATACTAAACAAGACGCGTTAATAACAGCGCTGACAGAGATTACCCTGGCCAAGCTGGCGATCTCCAATCCGCGAGCAATTCACCGTGGATAA
- a CDS encoding iron-containing alcohol dehydrogenase, with translation MMQAAVLNPFSFDTVAHIHSEPGATKRLGALLTQRFPAAKCVLIVTDSGFLSTGLVDPIVANVRSAGLTVQIFSEVVADPPEAVVLQAAAFARQHQIDVVIGLGGGSSMDVAKLIAVLAGGAQALDTMYGIGNINGHRLPLVQIPTTAGTGSEATPIAIVTTGETTKMGVVAPQLYADLALLDAELTLGLPSHITAATGIDAMVHAIEAYTSKVKKNPLSDMLARQALTLLWNNILPACRDGRNLAARQAMLLGALLAGQAFANAPVGAVHALAYPIGGIFHVPHGLSNSLVLSHVLRFNAPIAAPQYAELADIIAPSASGSAEARAETMIMAMTRLAQELGIETRLQQVGIKATDLDRLADDAMLQTRLLGNNPREVTRADAHAIYSAAL, from the coding sequence ATGATGCAAGCAGCCGTTCTCAATCCATTTAGTTTCGACACCGTGGCGCACATTCATTCTGAGCCTGGTGCGACCAAGCGTCTCGGCGCACTCTTGACGCAACGCTTTCCCGCGGCGAAATGTGTGCTGATCGTCACCGATAGTGGCTTTTTATCTACCGGTCTGGTTGATCCAATTGTGGCCAACGTACGCAGCGCCGGTCTAACGGTACAGATTTTTTCCGAAGTAGTGGCCGATCCACCTGAAGCCGTAGTGTTACAGGCGGCTGCTTTCGCGCGACAGCATCAGATTGATGTGGTGATCGGATTGGGCGGTGGTAGTTCTATGGACGTCGCCAAACTGATCGCTGTGTTAGCCGGAGGAGCGCAAGCACTTGATACGATGTATGGCATCGGTAATATCAACGGTCATCGCCTGCCGCTGGTGCAGATTCCGACGACCGCCGGGACGGGATCAGAGGCAACCCCGATTGCGATTGTGACGACCGGCGAGACGACCAAAATGGGCGTCGTTGCGCCGCAACTTTATGCCGATCTGGCGTTACTGGATGCCGAATTGACGCTCGGCTTACCATCGCACATTACTGCTGCTACCGGCATCGACGCCATGGTGCATGCGATTGAAGCTTACACCAGCAAGGTGAAGAAAAATCCACTATCAGATATGCTGGCGCGGCAAGCCCTGACGTTGTTATGGAATAACATTCTTCCAGCGTGCAGAGATGGCCGCAATTTGGCCGCCCGACAAGCCATGCTGCTGGGGGCGCTTTTAGCTGGGCAAGCCTTCGCGAATGCGCCAGTAGGTGCGGTGCACGCGCTGGCCTATCCGATTGGCGGCATTTTTCATGTTCCGCATGGACTATCGAACTCTTTAGTGTTGTCGCATGTTTTGCGTTTTAACGCGCCGATTGCAGCGCCGCAATACGCAGAGCTGGCCGACATCATCGCGCCATCTGCAAGCGGCAGCGCTGAAGCACGTGCCGAGACCATGATTATGGCAATGACGAGGCTGGCCCAAGAACTAGGGATTGAAACGCGGTTGCAGCAAGTTGGGATTAAGGCGACTGATCTTGATCGTCTGGCGGACGATGCAATGCTGCAAACACGACTGCTAGGCAACAACCCACGCGAAGTTACCCGGGCTGATGCGCATGCCATTTATAGCGCTGCATTATAA
- a CDS encoding glucose 1-dehydrogenase has protein sequence MTDSSVKSIMSIFDLSGRVALVTGASSGIGRHLSVTLAAAGAEVMVTARRIDLLHTLVAEIEANGGKAHAIALDVTRRHSIQACLDATVETCGRLDIVVNNAGVSNTKNVLKYDDDDWDAIIDTNLKGAWILAQEAAQRMVGFNRGGSIINVTSILAERVSGGVGPYCAAKAGLSHLTRSMALELARYAIRVNAIAPGYIVTELNEEFLRSPAGDQLKSRIPSRSFGECSSLDGALLLLASDAGRYMTGSEIVVDGGHLCSSL, from the coding sequence ATGACTGATAGTTCGGTTAAATCGATTATGAGCATTTTTGACCTCAGTGGCCGCGTCGCGTTGGTTACCGGCGCTTCCAGCGGCATCGGTCGACATCTATCGGTGACGCTTGCTGCCGCTGGTGCTGAGGTTATGGTCACCGCCCGACGCATTGATCTGCTGCATACACTGGTCGCGGAAATCGAAGCCAACGGCGGTAAAGCCCATGCAATTGCACTTGACGTCACCCGTCGTCACTCAATACAGGCGTGTCTTGATGCCACCGTTGAGACGTGCGGCCGACTCGATATTGTCGTCAACAATGCGGGCGTCAGCAACACTAAAAATGTCTTAAAGTACGACGATGACGATTGGGACGCCATCATCGACACCAACCTCAAAGGTGCATGGATTTTGGCACAGGAAGCAGCCCAGCGCATGGTCGGTTTCAACCGTGGCGGCAGCATAATAAACGTGACCTCTATCCTCGCAGAGCGCGTTTCAGGTGGCGTCGGCCCTTACTGTGCAGCGAAAGCGGGATTAAGTCATCTCACCCGCTCCATGGCGCTGGAACTGGCCCGCTACGCAATACGGGTTAATGCGATTGCTCCGGGCTATATTGTGACCGAGTTAAATGAAGAATTTTTACGCAGTCCGGCTGGCGATCAGCTCAAGTCACGAATACCCTCACGCAGCTTCGGAGAATGTTCAAGTTTGGATGGCGCATTGCTGTTGCTGGCTTCCGATGCAGGTCGTTATATGACAGGTTCGGAAATCGTGGTCGACGGTGGCCATTTATGCAGCAGTTTGTAA
- a CDS encoding phosphotransferase family protein, with product MTTSNNKAALVSSGEITESQDQLTNYLCAMTAAREVRITQLERLSGGAIQENWLLVAHVSGGAYEGCQRWVLRTDALSSVPVSLSRAQEFAVLRVAYQAGVKAPKVLWCCQDRSIIGRDFFLMECVPGVAAGHRITGNDALVPDRSALVEQLGANMARLHTIKPPNDDLAFLPPPALNPALATIAAYRSYLDALNASAPVLEWGLRWCELNSPSVAPICLLHRDYRTGNYMIHDGALSGLLDWEFTGWGDPREDIGWFTARCWRFVAPQREAGGVGDIDDFLRGYATVSDMVVTRRDLTYWQVMAHLRWAIIALQQADRHLSGQQTSLELALTGRMLPDLEREILALTKGAHDE from the coding sequence ATGACAACTAGTAACAATAAGGCAGCCCTCGTTTCTTCAGGCGAAATAACAGAATCACAGGATCAACTAACAAATTACCTTTGCGCGATGACTGCCGCGAGGGAAGTACGTATCACGCAACTCGAACGACTTTCAGGTGGAGCAATACAAGAGAACTGGCTTCTCGTTGCCCATGTCAGCGGTGGTGCCTACGAAGGTTGTCAGCGTTGGGTATTACGCACAGACGCACTGTCCAGCGTTCCTGTCAGTCTCAGTCGGGCGCAAGAGTTTGCCGTATTGCGTGTGGCATACCAGGCGGGCGTGAAGGCTCCGAAGGTTTTGTGGTGCTGTCAGGATCGGAGCATCATCGGACGCGATTTCTTCCTCATGGAATGTGTGCCGGGCGTGGCGGCCGGACACCGCATCACCGGCAATGACGCTCTCGTCCCTGATCGCTCTGCATTGGTCGAACAACTCGGCGCCAACATGGCACGCTTGCATACGATCAAACCACCGAATGACGATCTCGCATTTTTACCACCGCCAGCCCTTAATCCGGCACTCGCCACCATTGCCGCCTACCGAAGTTATCTGGATGCACTTAATGCATCTGCACCGGTGTTGGAATGGGGCTTGCGCTGGTGCGAACTCAACAGTCCGTCAGTTGCCCCTATTTGTTTGCTTCATCGGGATTACCGCACCGGAAACTACATGATTCACGACGGCGCATTGAGCGGCTTACTCGATTGGGAATTCACAGGCTGGGGTGATCCACGGGAAGACATCGGCTGGTTTACCGCCAGGTGCTGGCGTTTTGTCGCCCCGCAACGTGAAGCCGGCGGTGTCGGTGACATTGATGACTTTTTACGCGGATATGCCACGGTATCCGACATGGTCGTAACACGCCGCGATCTGACGTATTGGCAAGTCATGGCGCATTTACGATGGGCCATTATTGCGCTACAACAAGCAGACCGTCATTTATCCGGCCAACAGACATCTTTAGAACTCGCTCTGACCGGTCGCATGCTGCCAGACCTGGAACGTGAAATCCTGGCTCTGACAAAAGGGGCACACGATGAATAA
- a CDS encoding ABC transporter substrate-binding protein — MKILAATFVTLATAGLISPASAQISGDVVKIGFITDLSGVYADIDGPGGANAIRMAIADFGGTLNGKKIEFIVADHQNKADIAASKAREWFDQQGVDMLIGGTNSATSLAMAKVAAEKKKPFLSIGGGTARLTNEDCTPYTIHYAYDTVALAKGTGSAIVKQGGKSWYFLTADYAFGASLEKDTSAVVKANGGTVLGEVKHPLSAADFSSFMLQAQASKAQILGLANAGGDTINSIKAANEFGLTKNMKLAGLLMFINDVHSLGLKLTQGMYLTDGWYWDQNEESRAWAKKYFAKEKKEPSMLHAADYSATMFYLNAVKAAGTDDGEKVMAQMRKTKVNDFFAKNGEIRPDGSMVHEMYLMQVKTPAESKYPWDYYKVIQTIPGDQAFTTKAESKCSLWK; from the coding sequence ATGAAGATATTAGCTGCCACATTCGTCACCCTGGCTACGGCCGGGTTGATCAGTCCGGCTTCAGCGCAAATTTCAGGCGACGTGGTTAAAATCGGTTTCATTACCGACTTATCCGGCGTGTATGCAGATATCGATGGCCCCGGTGGCGCCAATGCCATCCGAATGGCAATTGCCGATTTCGGCGGAACGCTGAACGGTAAAAAAATTGAATTTATAGTCGCTGATCATCAAAATAAAGCTGATATTGCGGCTAGCAAAGCACGCGAGTGGTTCGATCAGCAAGGCGTCGACATGTTGATTGGTGGCACCAATTCAGCAACCAGTCTGGCCATGGCCAAGGTCGCGGCAGAAAAGAAAAAACCTTTCCTCTCCATCGGTGGTGGCACTGCCCGTTTGACCAATGAAGATTGCACTCCTTACACCATTCATTATGCGTATGACACCGTGGCGCTGGCAAAAGGCACAGGTTCGGCAATCGTTAAGCAAGGTGGTAAATCATGGTACTTTTTGACCGCCGATTATGCGTTTGGCGCGTCACTGGAAAAAGATACATCTGCGGTGGTGAAAGCCAACGGTGGTACGGTGTTAGGTGAAGTCAAGCATCCCCTTTCAGCGGCCGATTTTTCTTCATTCATGTTACAGGCCCAAGCATCCAAGGCACAAATTCTAGGTTTGGCAAACGCTGGTGGCGATACGATTAACTCGATCAAGGCCGCCAACGAATTTGGTTTGACTAAAAACATGAAGCTGGCCGGTCTTCTGATGTTTATCAACGATGTGCATTCTCTCGGTCTGAAGCTGACCCAAGGCATGTACCTGACCGACGGTTGGTACTGGGATCAAAATGAAGAAAGCCGCGCTTGGGCGAAAAAATATTTTGCCAAGGAAAAGAAAGAACCATCGATGCTACATGCCGCCGATTATTCAGCAACCATGTTTTATCTGAATGCGGTTAAAGCCGCCGGTACTGACGATGGTGAGAAAGTCATGGCGCAAATGCGCAAAACCAAAGTTAATGACTTCTTCGCCAAAAATGGTGAGATCCGTCCAGACGGCAGCATGGTCCATGAGATGTACCTGATGCAAGTCAAGACGCCAGCAGAATCCAAATATCCTTGGGATTACTACAAAGTCATTCAAACGATTCCAGGCGATCAGGCATTCACCACCAAAGCAGAATCAAAATGCTCACTCTGGAAATAA
- the prpR gene encoding propionate catabolism operon regulatory protein PrpR, which yields MFNSSVAAISPASAITSSYRPQVVVLISHLRRPDFPSRLAQVVQEVMPAYEANARIQVVDTALSDALQIARELEKNNAVDVFVCASATAAYLRKRLSSAVISMRVGGPDLLRTLDQARIVSPKVAILSYRRINADLDKMGPLFTVQIRQESYTTLEEARRIVQRLAVDGYKVLIGSSSTTDLAKEAGIEGILSLTTDAVRKALDDALAICRSQRIEVVKSQRLNVVLQHLTDGVIAVDSKGDVQSINPSMLRLLDVSLEWAQGRPISSVAPGLDVTDVLRTGISEENRVILISHKSGVRPENKLGEKPNEKIGTFGDDKVSNKSGNTLSNRTVIANIMPIHEDGILTGAVLTCQEMTAVQRADRRIRSATRPSQFTAKYQLDQINGHCPEIREVVRLAQRYASTDSTILVTGESGTGKELLAQGIHNASRRHRGPFVPINCAGFPETLIESELFGYEEGAFTGSRKGGKPGLFEAAHTGTVFLDEIGDMPVFLQTRLLRVLQEREVLRLGATEPIPIDIRIVAATHCDLRQRIREGRFREDLFYRLNILRLEVPSLRERKADIPVIARSVLQHMIARSDKPIQIDLLLEALTPYLQEYHWPGNIRELENIIERAALSVGDLAQGRGIDQHWLRSLVPEFFEKSARIDFTDGIEGISTVGSVPAVSDLRSLSKAAEISHIKQVLDDCDGNLESAARQLGVSRSTLWRRLRSGRIVE from the coding sequence ATGTTTAACTCTTCTGTCGCCGCCATCTCCCCCGCTTCAGCCATCACTTCCTCTTATCGTCCGCAAGTCGTGGTGCTGATCAGTCACTTGCGACGCCCTGATTTTCCTAGTCGGCTGGCACAAGTGGTACAAGAGGTCATGCCTGCTTATGAAGCCAATGCCCGTATTCAAGTTGTCGATACGGCCCTTTCGGATGCTTTGCAGATTGCGCGTGAACTTGAGAAGAACAACGCTGTAGATGTTTTTGTGTGTGCCAGTGCGACTGCAGCCTATCTGCGAAAACGTCTCTCCAGCGCCGTAATCTCGATGCGCGTGGGCGGACCGGATTTATTGCGCACACTGGACCAGGCCCGTATTGTCTCGCCAAAAGTGGCGATTCTCAGCTATCGAAGGATTAATGCGGATCTCGACAAAATGGGGCCGCTGTTCACTGTACAAATTCGGCAAGAAAGTTACACCACATTGGAAGAGGCGAGGCGCATTGTTCAACGCCTGGCGGTAGATGGCTATAAGGTGCTGATCGGTTCTTCGTCGACTACGGATCTGGCAAAAGAAGCGGGTATCGAAGGTATCTTGTCGTTGACAACAGATGCCGTGCGAAAAGCGCTGGACGACGCATTGGCGATATGTCGTAGCCAGAGAATTGAGGTGGTTAAGAGTCAGCGACTTAACGTCGTTCTACAACATTTGACTGACGGCGTCATCGCGGTTGATAGCAAAGGCGATGTACAGTCGATTAACCCGTCAATGTTACGGCTTCTCGATGTGAGTCTGGAATGGGCGCAAGGACGACCGATTAGTTCCGTTGCTCCGGGATTGGATGTAACCGACGTTCTACGCACAGGAATTAGCGAAGAGAATCGGGTAATTTTGATCAGTCATAAGTCAGGCGTCAGGCCAGAGAATAAGCTCGGTGAAAAGCCAAATGAAAAGATCGGTACTTTCGGAGACGACAAAGTAAGCAATAAATCGGGCAATACGCTTAGTAATCGTACGGTGATCGCTAACATCATGCCGATTCATGAGGACGGAATACTGACTGGAGCGGTGCTGACCTGTCAGGAGATGACGGCAGTGCAGCGCGCAGACCGACGTATTCGTTCTGCTACACGACCTAGCCAGTTTACGGCCAAATACCAGTTGGATCAGATAAATGGGCATTGCCCCGAAATTCGTGAAGTAGTGCGTCTCGCTCAGCGCTATGCCAGTACCGATTCAACCATTCTGGTGACGGGAGAAAGTGGAACCGGAAAGGAACTCCTCGCGCAAGGTATTCATAATGCGAGCCGCCGTCATCGTGGTCCATTTGTCCCGATCAACTGTGCGGGCTTTCCTGAGACGTTAATTGAAAGCGAATTGTTTGGTTATGAAGAGGGCGCTTTTACTGGCTCACGCAAAGGTGGGAAGCCTGGTTTGTTTGAAGCAGCGCATACCGGCACGGTATTTTTGGATGAAATAGGCGATATGCCGGTTTTTTTACAAACGCGGCTACTCCGCGTTTTGCAAGAACGTGAAGTGTTACGTCTGGGGGCCACAGAGCCGATCCCGATTGATATTCGGATTGTGGCGGCCACGCATTGCGATCTTCGTCAGCGAATACGCGAAGGGCGATTCCGTGAAGATCTGTTCTACCGATTGAATATTTTGCGTCTGGAGGTACCATCCTTGCGCGAAAGAAAAGCCGATATTCCAGTTATTGCACGTAGCGTATTGCAGCATATGATTGCGCGTTCGGATAAGCCGATACAGATTGATTTGTTGCTTGAAGCACTCACACCTTATCTGCAAGAATATCACTGGCCAGGCAATATTCGGGAGCTTGAGAATATTATTGAACGTGCGGCATTATCGGTCGGTGATTTGGCCCAAGGTCGCGGTATTGACCAACACTGGCTGCGTAGTCTGGTCCCGGAGTTTTTTGAAAAGTCAGCCAGGATAGATTTTACAGATGGTATAGAGGGGATATCAACAGTAGGATCTGTCCCCGCAGTGTCTGATTTGCGCTCTCTAAGCAAAGCCGCAGAAATTTCGCATATCAAACAGGTACTCGACGATTGCGATGGCAATCTGGAGAGTGCAGCTCGCCAATTAGGCGTAAGTCGATCAACCTTGTGGCGGCGCTTGCGTTCCGGTCGGATAGTGGAATAG